The Arabidopsis thaliana chromosome 5, partial sequence genomic interval atttggaaCAAAAATACCTAAGTTAATTTTGGTTGCCTTTTAAAACCTTCATTTagtaaaaattgataaaataacatttcCTAGTTAACAGCTGTTAACTTTGCTAACGGAGACACTAACTACGGTTAAAACTTAACTAATGGTTTTTGCGTAAATATATAAGATCTACTTCACAacattacaaatattttgtctTAGTCTAGTGGTTGAATGTAGCTCATTTATTATCCATCACCTGGGTTGGAGAGTCTCTgacttttataatatttgtttatggTGCTTTTTCAGCCTTGTTTCCTCCGATTGAAGCATTGACTTTGCAGTCTCAAAGCTGAGAAACGGGTCtttatgtttgattatatTAATTCTGTTATCAAATTCTTCATTGAGGCCGTTGAGCATGTACATGACAAGATTGCGCTCGGAGACCGGAGCGTCAACGTTGGCAAGCATATCTGAAATTGACTTGAGCTTTTGGCAGTAAGCTTGAATGGATTGGTCACCAATTTCAGTTAAGCGGAGTTCATTATCGAGCTGGATTGCTCTCGCCTCTTTGTTATTGCGAAATTGATTCTCGACCCAAATGTCTCTTGCAGATCCACCAGTTTTGAATGAACTATGGAAGAGTTCATGAGCCAACGTGCCGTAGAGCCAGAGTTTGACCAAGCCATCTTTCTTGGTCCATTGAAGATCGTTAGCGTCGACAGGGACCGACGTGCCGTCGATGTGGCCTAGGACATCAAAAGTAAGACAATGAGTGAGGAAATGCTCACGCCAGGCATCGTAGTTGTGGTCGTCGGAATCGAGAATCAAGGGGATGTGAGATTGGGTAAGGGATTAAGGagatccaaaatcaaagaaaaaacagaaaaaagaaaaaaattaaaaatcttctGTTTGTACGCATAGGGGAACTCGAACCCAGGTGTAGTGGAAGAGTCAGGCGACGTTCAACCACTCGACTAAGACATACCATTCTTAACTATGTGAAAagatatcttatatatacacGCAAAACCCACGGTTAAATTTTAGAGAATATTACAGTGTAGAGcacttttttaaaagtatttacGTGATTAGACACTTTTCAAGGAGTAGGCACTTTGTATGGGcaattttacttatttaccCTTTAATTACATCGGTTACAATCTCTtgtctctctcctttttctatctcttttttttcttcagaaaacacaaaatccaGCGGAAGATGATGGTTGATGGGTTTGCTAGAATTACAACTTGGTTTAAAAATCTGCACCCTGATAATTTTGTTGTCTATGTGTTTATTCATGTAATTGTAGTTTCATGCGTTCTACCTAAAGTTCATTCAATTGCTCCAAAACCTTAAAGtttgcagttttttttcttccagtTCTTCACTTGCTAGATCTTAGAATTTCAGAGACCATAAaatatgaagaacaaaaaagaagaaagaataagtGAACGAGCGACCGAGTGAAGGATCTCGTGTAGCAGTAGAAGCCGCGATCTCGTTTCTCTGGTTTTTGGTGGCAAATCATCAGTCGTGGTTCTCCCACTTCTCTGATAATCACAGCGGCGAGAGAAAATTTTGGGCTTATTTAATCAAAGTTGTGTTCTCTTATATAGCACTTTTCTCAATTttcaattagtttttatttcctGAGAGTAAACGATTTCTCATTTATTCTATATTGGtggtttaagattttaatttgagagagagaaagataaaaaaaacttgatcaGTGGatgcttttgcttcttgtgGAGTGTTTGAAGATTTTCCATTGATGGAGCAGCTTTGTATCAGGTTCTTTCCACACTGATTTATTCatattgagttttttttttattgggtgTGAATGTTATGGTGAATTGAGTTTAAACTTGTTTGAGTAGATATTCGCTTGTTATGATGCATCCGATTCCCCAAACACTTGCTTTTGTGTTGATCTTATATTCtctttgattcaattttgCAGATGATTCTTTGCATTACATTAATTTACATCACAAACTGACGTATTGTGCATCCATGAATTCAACTTGATTCAAATGATTGGTGACCATAGATGATAGTACAAACATATATGGTCAGCTGGACGCCTGCTTGTTAATGTCATCCAAGGGAATCTGTCCATTCAGACGCAAACATCGATATTATGCTCCTTTTATACACAATATAAGTAAATCTGTTTCTTGTTATATCTAGGATTAGTAGacaattttggttataatattGGGAGTTTCCATACACAAGTGAATAAATggttaaagaaaaatagacGATGTACTTTGAATGGGTGTTTGAATTGGTGATTATCATTCATGTATAAACTTGTGTATTGAAATGAAACGACCTCATGAGTCACTAGATTACCACATGGACTAAACCGCTTGGATAGTCATCAATGGACAActatgtctttgatttgcttcAAATGTGTTTTATTGATTGgtaaaattatcattttttgtatggttcagagttttgttttatggttttagaTTTAGTGGAGAAGGATCATGGGAGGGTTTGGGTTTAATTTTAGGGTAAGTAAATTAGGATTTAGTGTAAAGCGTTAAAGGTAGAGGGTTTACACACTCGTATGAAccatttttgaatataatcaTATGAATATTACCATAGGAATGATcctatattttacagtttttacattaaaatgttttatctgCACAAACAAATACACGAAAgatgaataacacaaaatctaaacattgttcaccaaatctaaacattgttcaccaaaatcaaataaaagaatacTTCATTAGTTGGATAACATATCTTCGAAGAGTAATGGACGGATTCCTATAGCTGACAATCGGCAAGTACGTGTTCATCTATGATTTTTAGAAGTAGAGTTGTATCCATGAAACATCGACCAAATGGATATAGTGCAACAAATGAAGGTGTATCCACCTAGCGCCGAACAaatggatatatattttgtgttttctcgTAAACTTTTCTTGACATCCATGAGTCGACATAAGTATGGAGTTGCCAGACAAGACACTGGAGCTCACGGCGGCCACCGCAGCCTCATGGAccaaagtttcaaaaaaagCTCATAAACATCAACCAATCTTCTTGCATAACCACCACATACCCAGCCTTATGCGTCCAATCACTTTCCATCTACGCAAATGACATCCAAAcatttttcaattcaaaaacaagGCAATAAATTCAACAGatctaacaaaaataaatttaaattgaaggataaaatcataaaatctagaacccataacaaaaaaaaagtttaaagatttacaatcTAAAACCTAAGCTAGAATCAACGAATCACATGTACCATTGGCCTTTatgattcaaaaccaaagaaaccttttaccaaaaaaaaacaacgaaaCCAGAAACCGTAAGTAAGACAAGAGAGAAGAGCATGGAACcagaaaaagaggaagattAAGGGAAGAGGGAGTTCGGTAGCAGAGAGTAAggatctccttcttcttcgtctcgaaaaggagaaatcgatgatgttactttttttgttggtcataGTCGTTCATTGATGGAGGTTGCAGATAATGAAATGGATTTGATGATGGAGAATGGagaaaagaatacaaaactaaaaaaataaaggaaatttAGGGTAAACATAGATTGTGATTGTGAATTTTGAGATAACCTCagaattttcataattttgtaagaattatTGAGAACGACTATGATGTGAAAGAGgaattgaaaatgatgaaaaacaaaagaatatggaaaggagaaatgataaaaaaaaaagaaaaaattaggtTCTCACCCACACGATCTCATTAAGAAtaagtttaaaaattattgtGTTTTCATCACTTCAGGGGCAAATTGGTCCAATTTCCTCTAAAAAAGATGGTTAAGTGCCCTCTCTCTTACAAGTGCCTCAAACGTAAAAAGATTCTCACAAAGTGCCTAATAATGTCACATTTCCTAAATTTTAACCCCGGTTAGTGTTTCCGTTAGCAATGTTAACAGACGTTAACTCgtaaatgttattttatcaatttttattaaatgaagGTTTTAAAAGGTAACCAAAATTAACTTAGGTATTTTTGTTCCAAATTTAGTATTAGAGGTATTAAACggacaaatttaaaatagatgGCGGATTTTTCAGGTTTTTCCCTCCAGAAAACTAGAAAtacagaaaatatcaaaagggTGGTTCTCTGGGGAAGGAGACAACAGCTGTCATTCATAAATGCCAAATATATTcagattaattatatatatatggctgAAAATAgttcaaactaattaaatgATTTAGCCACTAAGATATTTTTAATGCTTGATTTGatccaaaacatttttatgaCATGAAAGAATATTTCTCTACCAAAGAATAATTCCCAAGCGTTGTTGTTTAAATGGGTTTTATGGTGAATTCGCAAAATGAAGGTGGTGTTGGTGGTGACCATTCATGGGTTGTTTAAGAAGCTTAGTAAGAAGGAAACAATTCGACTCTTCAAATGGCAAAGCAgagactcatcatcatcaccaacaGCTTGCAAAAGCGTTGACCTTTCCTCACTTGATTGCCATTGGTACTAATTTCGTAATGATGTTCTAGGAATCTGGGTTTCTTAGAAAGTAGATGAATTTGCTTATTATATAATCTGATTTGTAGATGGTTTTTAAAGATTGAAGCTTTTTGTGGTTTGACTTTATAttaattctctgtttctgtttgttgTGGGATGAAAGATTCCATCTGTTTACTTATGTATGTATAAATGTTGGGTCTGTGTTTGTTTTGGCTTTGTTTCTTCAGTAAACTTTAGAGAGTTTGGTTTCACAATTTTAGGTGTTGGATCAACAATTGGAGCAGGGGTTTATATTCTTGTGGGAACAGTAGCTAGAGAGCATTCAGGACCTGCTCTTGCTTTATCCTTCCTTATAGCTGGAATTTCTGCTGCCCTTTCTGCGTTTTGTTATGCGGAACTATCTAGTCGTTTTCCCTCTGCTGGGAGTGCCTATCATTATTCTTACATTTGCATTGGTGAAGGGTAACAACATTTACTTGCTTATTTAGTTATATAGTTGTTTCTCAGGCTTTCATACGCCACTGGATTTGGAGATTTGGTAGTTTACTCATTGCCTTTGCAGTTTTGCTTATGAATTCTTGGTACTGCAGTGTTGCGTGGTTGATTGGCTGGGCGCTGATTTTGGAATACACAATTGGTGGTTCAACAGTTGCCCGCGGCATATCTCCAAATCTGGTTTGTTCCCCCTTTGACTGATTGATATCTTCCCTTGCTTGAAATTCATACTGAGGTtcatagttttttctttacataaaGTGTggttatatattgttttgctGAACTGCAGTTTAGAAGTGTTGCGTGTTTAGAACTGGGTAGGTAGGGATATCCACATAGCTCTATAAGATTTACGCTCTTGTGTTGTTTGTGCAATGACTCTATTTTTAGGATTCTTGCTAATAAATATTGAGTGGCACTTAgagattgaaagaaaaaggCGACATTTCTTTTTGCAAAGCTTTGGATATCTTTGTGTTCACCAATTCGtttggtttttcttgtttttaacaTGAACATGtggaaattgttttgtttatcatgtGATGACATTTTAATATAACATGAATAGGCAATGATTTTCGGTGGTGAAGATTGTCTGCCTACAATATTAGCTCGTCATCAAATCCCAGGCCTTGATATTGTTGTTGACCCGTGTGCTGCTGTGCTAGTGTTCATTGTAACAGGACTTTGTTGCCTTGGAGTAAAGGAGGTATTGATTTCATATTATTTCAATTAAATCGTTTGGACAGACTCAACTCTGCCGAGCTGTGTTTTCTTAAAGTGAAATATCTCTTCTCTGCAGAGCACATTTGCTCAGGGAATTGTAACAACAGCAAATGTCTTTGTCATGATATTTGTCATAGTAGCTGGAAGCTATTTGTGTTTCAAGACAGGTTGGGTTGGTTATGAACTTCCAACGGGGTAAACTGAACGTTCCTTGTGCTACCACTATCATATTGTAAGGTAGAAGCTatatgaatgtttttttcttattgtttcttAGGTATTTTCCTTACGGGGTTGATGGAATGCTTACTGGATCTGCTACTGTCTTCTTTGCCTACATCGGGTTTGATACAGTTGCAAGTATGGCAGAGGAGGTCAGTGTCATTTATTGTTGCAGTATCATATTTTCAAGCACTggtatatatacttatattgcTGTTTCATATGCAGGTGAAAAATCCCCGGCGGGATTTACCGCTCGGTATTGGGATTTCGCTCCTGCTTTGTTGTTTGCTGTACATGATGGTGTCTGTTGTTATTGTTGGTTTAGTGCCGTATTATGCTATGGACCCTGACACTCCAATATCATCCGCATTTTCTAGTCATGGAATTCAATGGGCTGCGTAAGTCCGTTAATCGGTTAAGATGCAAACTATTCATTGGCAGGActtgttttgagtttgatttgtttttcccCTGCCATTCTGTCTTAtagatatttgataaatttaggtGCTGTCATGGCTCTCTGTTCTGCATTAATGGGCTCCATTCTCCCTCAGGTAAACTAGAAACATAATTCAAGTGTTTAGATCTGTAAAATTAAGGATTTAACAATGAGAATTTTGAAGAACATATACACGCTATGTGGATTTCTTTTGTACCAACTTATTCACCAAAGAGCTTATTCGTTTTTCAGCCGCGGATTCTGATGGCAATGGCTAGGGATGGTCTCTTGCCTTCATATTTCTCATATGTGAATCAACGCACGCAGGTTCCAATTAATGGCACCATAACCACTGGTGTTTGTGCAGCAATCTTAGCTTTCTTTATGGATGTTTCGCAACTGGCGGGAATGGTAATTAAGATGTATTATGATTCATTAATGTTACCTGGTCCAGTACTTGAAGCACCACTTAGCCTGTAACTAGAATTTGACAAGCTTTAGTTGGTGTAGGTGAGTGTCGGGACACTTGTTGCATTTACAATGGTTGCAATATCATTGTTGATAGTCAGATATGTTGTTCCTCCAGATGAGGTACTGATAAGATTGGAACTGGTAAACTCTATCTTTATTCGATTTCACCTTAGACTACAATATAGAAGATTCTTGATTAAGGAGAGAAGTCTCTAACTCTCTTCCAATGGCCAAACCAGAATCCCCAACTCCTTTATAATGCTACGCACTAGTGACTAGACTAACAAGGCTTTTATCAGGTACCTCTTCCCTCATCACTTCAAGAAAACTCATCCAGTCACGTCGGAACTTCCATCCGTAGTAAACAACCTTTACTTGGCAAAGTGGATGATTCAGTTGTCGATAAGGAAAATGCTCCAGGAAGTTGTAAGTTACAATTCATTTTTGCAAACAAGGTTATAGGCTTATAGCTATTTATTCGCATTGGTGCATGAACTTTATATGTTAGCTGATCTCTGGTCTTGGTATAAGCAAAATTTCATATCTGTTGTTGATTCTGTAGGGgttctcaacaaaaaaaacagacggAAATTTGCTGGTTGGAGCATTATGTTCACTTGTATTGGAAACTTCCTTTTAAGCTATGCAGCGTCAAGCTTCCTCTTGCCAGGGTTAGTTCATCAACAGTTTATTTACTTGAGGCTCTATCTTTCACTGGGTTTCAAAACTTGGGCCTTTTTCTATAATACTCAGCTCCATTTTATGCAAACTATGATAACAGACTCCTCCGATATTCTCTATGTGGTGTTGGTGGATTGTTCCTTCTTGTCGGTTTGATTGTTCTGATTTGCATAGATCAGGATGATGCTAGACACAGTTTTGGGCATTCTGGAGGTACTTATGTCCTTTCTTTTTCCCAATGTTTTGTAGTAAGCATTTCATTTGgcaacaaaccaaaaagttcAGAGTTGTAACTTAGAACTCTTTTTGTTCTACAGGCTTCATTTGCCCGTTTGTTCCGCTTTTGCCTATAGTTTGCATTCTTATCAACATGTATCTCTTGGTAAACCTTGGGTGAGTTATGGATCATGACACCAGATTTGTGAATACTACTAACCGATGACTTCACTGTTGATATACATTTGTTTTGCTAATGTTTTAGAGCTGCGACGTGGGTTCGTGTATCGGTTTGGCTGTTCCTCGGAGTGGTTGTTTACATTTTCTATGGGAGAAGAAACAGCTCTCTTGTGAATGCTGTTTATGTCTCCACTGCTCATCTCCAGGAGATTCGTCGCACTTCTGGACATTCTTTGGCTTAAGTCTACATGAAACCATCAATGGAAGCTCAAGGAAGTGGGAGTTTCCTTTGTAAAATATGTTCAACAAAATctgtataataatatatttttgagatTGGATTATCCTGTGTAAATACAAAGTTCAATGCCACTGCTCATAGgcattgtatattttttttaaaacctaaatgGTCTAAATGTTATCTGGTGGactattgtatattttttgaaCTGCTGAATTTGGTGGACTATGTTGAATCTGGCGACTAAAATAGCAAATGGAAGGCTATCTGTGAAAACTTGCTGATTGGTGGACCGGATCCTAAATCGACTCGAATCCGACATGGAATAGTTATAAAATTCAAACGGATAATAAACTATCCTACCCGAATTCCGAACCAAAATCCGAATATCTAGCTTAGATAACGGTATGTCTTTCTAGGATGGTCAACGCATTCTTATATTTAGCTCATATATGAAATGACCACATGTaaagttgatatatatatatatatatatatataaagggCCACAATTTAAAGTTGTTATCAGTCGGTTAACGTCATATAACGTCGTGTAAATTTTGGCATGGTCAATGATTAAATTTGTATGAAATAGTCCATCAACGATTTTTACATGTATTAAATAGTCACATGCGAAGTTCAcatattaaatgatattttttgaaaattcgcgtattaaaagaaaagtttcCCCAATTAATTGCATTTAAACTTTATTGTGTACAGAATTGCATCAAAACTTAACCCAAAATAAACCGGCCGGTACAAATCGGTTAACAAACTCtgttaaaaaagaataacCT includes:
- the CAT3 gene encoding cationic amino acid transporter 3 (cationic amino acid transporter 3 (CAT3); FUNCTIONS IN: cationic amino acid transmembrane transporter activity; INVOLVED IN: transport, amino acid transport, N-terminal protein myristoylation, transmembrane transport; LOCATED IN: mitochondrion, membrane; EXPRESSED IN: 22 plant structures; EXPRESSED DURING: 13 growth stages; CONTAINS InterPro DOMAIN/s: Cationic amino acid transporter (InterPro:IPR015606), Amino acid/polyamine transporter I (InterPro:IPR002293), Amino acid permease domain (InterPro:IPR004841); BEST Arabidopsis thaliana protein match is: cationic amino acid transporter 2 (TAIR:AT1G58030.1); Has 38084 Blast hits to 35759 proteins in 2388 species: Archae - 606; Bacteria - 30262; Metazoa - 2092; Fungi - 3272; Plants - 541; Viruses - 0; Other Eukaryotes - 1311 (source: NCBI BLink).) — translated: MGCLRSLVRRKQFDSSNGKAETHHHHQQLAKALTFPHLIAIGVGSTIGAGVYILVGTVAREHSGPALALSFLIAGISAALSAFCYAELSSRFPSAGSAYHYSYICIGEGVAWLIGWALILEYTIGGSTVARGISPNLAMIFGGEDCLPTILARHQIPGLDIVVDPCAAVLVFIVTGLCCLGVKESTFAQGIVTTANVFVMIFVIVAGSYLCFKTGWVGYELPTGYFPYGVDGMLTGSATVFFAYIGFDTVASMAEEVKNPRRDLPLGIGISLLLCCLLYMMVSVVIVGLVPYYAMDPDTPISSAFSSHGIQWAAYLINLGAVMALCSALMGSILPQPRILMAMARDGLLPSYFSYVNQRTQVPINGTITTGVCAAILAFFMDVSQLAGMVSVGTLVAFTMVAISLLIVRYVVPPDEVPLPSSLQENSSSHVGTSIRSKQPLLGKVDDSVVDKENAPGSWVLNKKNRRKFAGWSIMFTCIGNFLLSYAASSFLLPGLLRYSLCGVGGLFLLVGLIVLICIDQDDARHSFGHSGGFICPFVPLLPIVCILINMYLLVNLGAATWVRVSVWLFLGVVVYIFYGRRNSSLVNAVYVSTAHLQEIRRTSGHSLA